One window of Cryptobacterium curtum DSM 15641 genomic DNA carries:
- the atpB gene encoding F0F1 ATP synthase subunit A — MGEALQEFVSQAQHLAPTFDSQTVFAIGGWNISQYTLYMFIILALVLLMVLVGARKLQMIPHSKPTAILEYLYGFVGDSIGRDVIGEGFKQHIPFLATLFIFILTANFIGLIPGSKAATGTISITWALSLISFIYFNFYGFKKLGLGGYLKSICPSAVPGPMKPIIWAMEAFSLILRLLTLAVRLYGNMLAGHMILGVFSIATTVFMQYTFLMNGGLATGVTGIVWFALLLFMYSLETLVAFLQAYVFAILTSSYIGMAVHPH; from the coding sequence ATGGGCGAGGCCTTGCAAGAATTCGTATCGCAGGCACAGCATCTTGCTCCTACCTTCGATTCGCAGACCGTTTTTGCCATCGGTGGATGGAACATTTCCCAGTACACATTGTATATGTTCATTATTTTGGCATTGGTATTGCTGATGGTGTTGGTGGGTGCACGCAAGTTGCAGATGATTCCACACAGCAAGCCAACCGCCATTCTCGAATACCTCTATGGCTTTGTGGGCGATTCCATTGGTCGCGATGTTATTGGCGAGGGATTCAAGCAGCATATCCCGTTTCTTGCTACTCTCTTTATATTTATTCTCACTGCTAACTTTATTGGCCTGATTCCTGGGTCGAAGGCCGCTACCGGTACCATTTCCATTACCTGGGCGCTTTCACTTATTTCATTCATTTACTTTAATTTCTATGGCTTTAAGAAGCTAGGTTTAGGTGGCTATCTCAAAAGTATCTGCCCGAGCGCCGTACCTGGCCCAATGAAACCCATTATTTGGGCTATGGAAGCATTTTCGCTTATTCTGCGTCTGCTGACGCTTGCTGTGCGACTTTACGGCAACATGCTGGCGGGACACATGATCCTCGGCGTGTTCTCTATTGCAACGACCGTGTTTATGCAGTACACGTTCCTTATGAATGGCGGTCTGGCTACCGGTGTCACCGGTATCGTGTGGTTTGCACTGCTCTTGTTTATGTACTCGCTTGAAACGCTTGTTGCGTTTCTTCAGGCGTACGTATTCGCTATTCTCACATCATCCTATATCGGGATGGCTGTGCATCCCCACTAG
- the atpG gene encoding ATP synthase F1 subunit gamma — MPNLHDIQRRINSVTSTKQITRTMEMVAAAKIRGASARVDAATPYAESMAEMLANVADSAGSSDNPLLQEHSETKRMLLIAVVSDRGLAGGFNSEVLRTVEKLVRANVSAGIDTSVIACGKKAISYFEFRNIALEMVFKDLSADPTIEEARSIANRAVSGYTAGDFDKVVIVYNHAKNAAEQVLRQEVILPIDAQSLAAETSEAAKAAAAALVSNEESGEIAGDIIFEPSASGVLDQLLPAYVNTMIYHALIDSAAGEQGARRNAMKSATDNANEMVETLERYYNRVRQGAITTEINEIVGGAAALED, encoded by the coding sequence ATGCCCAACCTACACGACATACAAAGGCGCATCAACTCCGTCACCTCGACGAAGCAGATTACGCGTACCATGGAAATGGTGGCGGCCGCTAAAATCCGTGGCGCTTCGGCACGCGTGGATGCAGCGACCCCGTATGCCGAATCCATGGCCGAAATGCTGGCGAATGTCGCAGACAGTGCAGGGAGCTCGGATAATCCGCTTTTACAAGAACACAGCGAAACAAAGCGTATGCTGCTGATTGCTGTTGTTTCCGATCGCGGTTTGGCTGGTGGCTTCAATTCGGAGGTGCTGCGCACCGTCGAAAAGCTGGTGCGGGCCAATGTGTCTGCAGGCATCGACACGAGTGTTATTGCGTGCGGTAAGAAGGCTATTTCGTACTTCGAATTCCGCAACATTGCACTGGAGATGGTCTTTAAAGACCTTTCCGCCGATCCGACAATCGAAGAAGCTCGCTCTATTGCTAATCGCGCCGTAAGTGGTTACACAGCGGGGGACTTCGATAAGGTTGTTATCGTGTATAACCATGCTAAGAATGCAGCTGAACAGGTATTACGGCAAGAAGTTATTCTGCCTATCGATGCTCAGAGCTTAGCTGCTGAAACAAGCGAGGCAGCTAAAGCTGCAGCCGCTGCGCTGGTGAGCAACGAAGAATCAGGGGAAATTGCCGGAGATATTATCTTCGAGCCAAGCGCTTCTGGTGTTCTCGATCAACTGCTTCCTGCTTATGTCAACACGATGATCTACCATGCACTGATCGACAGCGCAGCTGGTGAGCAGGGTGCTCGCCGCAATGCGATGAAGTCAGCAACCGATAACGCGAACGAAATGGTGGAAACGCTCGAGCGTTACTATAACCGCGTTCGCCAAGGCGCCATTACAACCGAGATCAACGAAATCGTCGGTGGCGCAGCAGCTTTGGAGGATTAA
- a CDS encoding F0F1 ATP synthase subunit delta: MPGNRRVEQAEAELYASTLIDTLMADGGLDAVLRVRSELDVILLYDRSHVELSDAMNDPEYSPHDRAELIKKVFAACHPLLVSTLGVAAERGDFDILPRIANTFEGLITEKLDVTVVDVTTHVALDDHLREVIKNKAAADFGTKIVLNETIDQHLLGGIIMSANGKRIDASVNTLLDTARNALKETTDGGEC; this comes from the coding sequence ATGCCCGGTAACCGTCGCGTGGAACAGGCAGAAGCCGAATTGTACGCATCGACACTTATCGATACGCTTATGGCTGATGGCGGTTTAGATGCGGTGCTACGGGTTCGTTCTGAACTCGATGTGATCCTTCTGTATGATCGCTCTCATGTGGAGCTTTCCGATGCAATGAACGATCCGGAGTATTCGCCACACGATCGCGCTGAGCTCATAAAGAAGGTCTTCGCCGCGTGTCATCCGCTTCTCGTAAGTACCTTAGGTGTTGCTGCCGAGCGGGGCGACTTTGACATCCTGCCGCGCATAGCAAATACCTTTGAGGGTCTAATTACCGAGAAGCTCGATGTCACTGTTGTCGATGTGACAACACATGTCGCGCTCGATGACCACCTGCGCGAGGTAATTAAAAATAAAGCCGCCGCCGATTTCGGCACAAAGATTGTCTTAAACGAGACAATCGACCAGCATCTGCTGGGCGGCATCATCATGAGCGCAAATGGCAAGCGTATTGATGCGAGTGTGAACACGCTGCTTGATACTGCTCGTAACGCGCTAAAAGAGACCACTGATGGAGGTGAATGCTAG
- the atpF gene encoding F0F1 ATP synthase subunit B produces the protein MASGAFAAVAASALCPVPAFAASGIEAIMPVMDEFIPMLVAFIILWIILAKFGWPLFDKMLVKRENTIKESLEKSEEARQESERVLAQYKQELAEAKATAAQIVADAKAAGTAAKADITAQAQREASDMIAKAQVAIDAEKKAAIAELQGSVADVSIAVASKLIGSDLSDDEHRALIERYVNEAGSFNAR, from the coding sequence ATTGCCAGTGGCGCATTCGCTGCGGTAGCTGCGTCGGCTTTGTGCCCTGTGCCCGCATTTGCGGCAAGTGGCATTGAAGCGATCATGCCGGTGATGGACGAATTCATCCCGATGCTCGTCGCCTTCATTATCCTTTGGATTATTCTTGCGAAATTTGGCTGGCCCTTGTTTGACAAGATGCTGGTCAAGCGCGAGAACACGATCAAGGAATCGCTTGAAAAGTCCGAAGAAGCCCGCCAGGAAAGCGAGCGCGTGCTTGCACAGTACAAGCAGGAACTCGCCGAGGCTAAGGCAACTGCCGCGCAGATTGTTGCCGATGCAAAGGCTGCCGGTACGGCGGCTAAGGCTGATATTACGGCTCAAGCGCAGCGGGAAGCATCTGACATGATTGCGAAGGCACAAGTTGCCATCGATGCCGAAAAGAAGGCTGCGATTGCCGAACTGCAGGGTTCGGTGGCCGACGTGTCGATCGCAGTCGCTTCGAAGCTCATCGGAAGTGATTTGTCTGACGATGAACATCGCGCCCTTATCGAGCGCTATGTAAACGAGGCAGGTAGTTTCAATGCCCGGTAA
- the atpE gene encoding ATP synthase F0 subunit C: MDITLALATLKVVGYGLAAIGPGIGIGIATYGLCVSAARQPEMKGQLMGYFFIGAAMSEALALIGLVLFFIG, from the coding sequence GTGGATATCACTCTTGCGCTCGCCACACTGAAGGTTGTCGGCTACGGTCTGGCAGCCATCGGCCCTGGCATCGGCATTGGCATTGCCACGTACGGCCTGTGCGTGTCAGCTGCCCGCCAGCCCGAAATGAAGGGTCAGCTTATGGGCTACTTCTTCATTGGCGCTGCCATGTCCGAGGCGCTCGCGCTTATCGGCCTGGTCCTTTTCTTCATCGGCTAG
- the atpA gene encoding F0F1 ATP synthase subunit alpha, with the protein MLVTEITAQSIDDALRKQLDALDTSVEAREVGTVIQVGDGIARIDGLKDAMAGELLEFTGSAGQIVYGMAQNLEEEEVGAVLLGDVTAIKENDQVKTTGRIVEIPVGPAMCGRVVNALGMPIDGKGPIKTTATRPVEFKAPGVISRQPVSEPMQTGILAVDSMIPIGRGQRELIIGDRQTGKTAIAIDAIINQKDQNMICIYVAVGQKASTVAGIVETLERHGAMDYTIVVSATAADSAPLQYLAPMVGAAIGEYFIYNGKDGKPASKDNPGGHVLAIYDDLSKQAVAYRQMSLTLRRPPGREAYPGDVFYLHSRLLERAVKMSDENGGGSLTALPIIETQAGDVSAYIPTNVISITDGQIFLVTDLFFQGQRPAVDVGISVSRVGGSAQTKAMKQVAGSLRLDLAAYRELQAFTQFGSDLDKSTQQQLSRGARMTELLKQGRYVPMPFEEQACAIYAGNEGYLDDVLVEDITRFRTEMLDYIRTSHTSVFADLREAKKWTDEIKHEANEAIEAFKKQFAPSAE; encoded by the coding sequence ATGCTAGTGACTGAAATCACCGCACAGTCTATTGACGATGCCCTGCGCAAGCAGCTCGATGCCCTTGACACCAGTGTTGAGGCACGCGAAGTTGGCACAGTTATCCAGGTTGGCGACGGTATTGCCCGCATTGATGGCCTCAAAGATGCCATGGCTGGTGAACTTCTTGAGTTCACCGGATCTGCTGGTCAGATCGTCTATGGTATGGCTCAGAACCTCGAAGAAGAGGAAGTCGGCGCCGTATTGCTTGGTGACGTCACCGCAATCAAAGAAAACGACCAAGTAAAGACTACTGGTCGAATCGTCGAGATTCCCGTTGGCCCCGCAATGTGCGGCCGCGTGGTTAATGCTTTGGGCATGCCGATTGACGGCAAGGGTCCCATCAAGACGACCGCAACACGTCCCGTTGAATTCAAGGCTCCTGGCGTTATTTCGCGTCAGCCCGTAAGCGAGCCTATGCAAACGGGTATTTTGGCTGTCGACTCGATGATCCCCATTGGTCGTGGTCAGCGTGAGCTGATCATTGGCGACCGTCAAACGGGTAAAACGGCCATTGCGATTGACGCCATCATTAATCAAAAAGATCAGAACATGATCTGCATCTACGTGGCGGTTGGTCAGAAGGCATCTACCGTTGCTGGTATCGTTGAAACGCTCGAGCGCCATGGCGCTATGGACTATACGATTGTCGTATCGGCTACCGCTGCTGATTCTGCTCCGCTGCAGTATCTGGCTCCGATGGTTGGTGCCGCTATCGGCGAGTACTTCATCTACAACGGCAAGGATGGCAAGCCGGCATCCAAGGACAATCCGGGCGGTCACGTGCTTGCTATTTATGACGACCTGTCCAAGCAGGCAGTGGCCTATCGTCAGATGTCGCTGACCCTGCGCCGTCCGCCGGGACGCGAAGCCTATCCGGGCGATGTGTTCTACCTGCATTCGCGCCTGTTGGAGCGTGCAGTTAAGATGTCCGATGAAAACGGTGGCGGTTCGCTGACGGCTCTACCGATCATCGAAACCCAGGCTGGCGACGTATCTGCTTACATTCCAACGAATGTTATTTCGATTACCGACGGTCAGATCTTCCTGGTTACCGATCTGTTCTTCCAGGGTCAGCGCCCCGCTGTTGACGTTGGTATTTCGGTATCACGCGTTGGTGGATCTGCTCAAACGAAGGCGATGAAGCAAGTTGCAGGTTCTCTGCGTCTTGACTTGGCTGCCTATCGCGAACTGCAGGCCTTTACTCAGTTTGGTAGTGACCTGGACAAGTCGACCCAGCAACAGCTTTCTCGTGGCGCTCGTATGACCGAACTGCTCAAGCAGGGTCGCTATGTGCCGATGCCGTTCGAAGAGCAGGCTTGTGCGATCTATGCTGGTAACGAAGGCTATCTGGATGATGTGCTCGTTGAGGACATCACGCGCTTCCGCACCGAAATGCTTGACTATATTCGTACGTCCCATACATCTGTCTTCGCCGATTTGCGCGAGGCTAAAAAGTGGACCGACGAAATCAAGCACGAGGCAAACGAGGCGATCGAGGCCTTCAAGAAGCAATTCGCTCCTTCGGCCGAGTAA